A window of Aurantibacillus circumpalustris genomic DNA:
TAAAACTGCAAACGATCTTCAGGCAGCTATTAACGACCCACGTATTACCCGTATGGGAAAATTTCTTCGCATGTCGAACCTCGATGAGTTACCTCAGTTTATAAACGTACTTATTGGAGATATGTCTATTGTTGGGCCTCGTCCTCATATGCTTAAAGATTCTGAATACTTTGCCGAAATTTTCCCTGGCTATTATAACCGGTACCTTGTTGAACCTGGAATTACAGGCCTTGCTCAAATTAATGGTTTTAGAGGGCCAACACCTAATATACGGTCTATTTACAAACGTTTACAATGGGATTTATATTACGTAGAACACGCAACCACTGGAATGGATGTTCGTATTATTTTGCTTACCGCACTGGAAACAGTTCGCGAAGCCTTGAAAATAGAAATCACTAAAAAAATGCCTTTCAGTAGAGGAAATCAATAATCTACTTTTTACATTTTAATTCAGACCTGTTCTTTTTTTGCCAAGACAAATCACGAAAAATTACTGATAAGTCTCAACGATTTCTTTCGTTATAGATTCATTAATTGTAAATTTACCCGTGCATTCAATTGAACCTTTCTATAACTGGCAGCATCTTTATGTTGCCTCTGAAGACCCCGAATCTCCTTTCTATGGGCGGGAATATAGCGAGTTTGAATTCACAAATACTATTTATAATTTTTATATCCACCCGCAGTGGGATGATATTGGAAGCGAAACGCTTTACATAAAAATTTTGTTTACCGATTATGATGAAAAATATGCAATCATAGAACTTATTGGTGAATGGAATGATGCCATCACAAACGACATTATGATATTAAAACGTGATATCATTGACGAACTTAATTTTCATGGGATTAATAAATATATTCTCGTTGGAGAAAACGTTCTTAATTTTCATCAAAGTGATGACAGCTATTACGAAGAATGGTTTGATGAAAATGGTGATGATGGTTGGATAGTACTTCTTAATTTCAGAGATCATGTACTAAAGGAATTTAAACAAGCAGGGTTAGATTATTTTTTTATTTCTGGTGGTGAACTTGATGATTTTGATTGGCGGAAATTTTCTCCAGGTCAGGTTTTTGGAAACGTAAGTAAGATCATTAACAAAAGATTAAACTAAAAAATTATATTAGCAAGATGGAATTTATTACGGAAGAGCTTCTACATTATTGCGAAAATTTTACTGAGCCAGAAAGCGATCTATTAAAAAAACTTAATCGTGAAACGCACTTAAAAATAGGTAGTCCACGGATGTTAAGCGGCCATTTACAAGGACGCTTTTTAAGTTTTCTGTCTACATTACAACAACCTACTTTTATTCTTGAAATTGGCACCTACACAGGTTATTCAGCCCTTTGCCTTGCTGAAGGTCTAAAAGAAAATGGCAAACTAATCACCCTTGATCCAAACGAAGAAACCAATGTGTTTGCAAAAAAATTTATTGATCAGTCTCCCTTTAAAAATAAAATTGAATTAGTGGAAGGGGATGCTCAAAAAATAATTCCCGAACTGAAACAAAAGTTTGATCTGGTATTTATTGATGCGGATAAAAAAAACTACCCAAATTATTATGATCTTATAATAGATAAAGTAAATTCTGGTGGATTAATTATTGTCGATAATGTACTTTGGAGTGGAAAAGTGTTGGATGAAAAAAAAGATGCGGATACACAAATCATTCACGATTTTAATCAAAAAGTAAATAACGATTCAAGAGTTTCAAATGTACTGTTACCATTACGAGATGGCTTGATGGTGATGCGGAAAATCTAGTTGTCTTTCTATCCTTTAATAAACCACATAAGAAATATAAGAACACATAGGTGGAAGTCTTTTAGACCCGTTTAAAGGTTCAAAAAAACGAAAACTAAAGGGATTACCTCTTCAATGCTAACTCTTTCTTCAAAAAAGGAGCGGTATAACTCTTTTTATCTTTGGCTAATTCTTCAGGAGTTCCGGCAAATAGAACCTCTCCTCCACCCTTTCCTCCTTCAGGACCAAGATCTATGATATGATCAGCAACTTTTATAATGTCTAAATTATGTTCGATTACCAACACCGTATTTCCGTTCTCAACAAGTCTATTTAAAACTCCCAAAAGAATTCGGATATCTTCAAAATGCAAACCGGTTGTTGGTTCATCAAGAATATAAAATGTATTTCCAGTATCACGCTTACTCAACTCAGTTGATAGTTTTACACGCTGCGCTTCACCACCACTCAAGGTTGTAGCCTGCTGACCCAATGTTATATAACCCAAACCAACATCTTGTAATGTTCTAATCTGTCGATAAATATTCGGAACGTTTTCAAAGAACTCACACGCCTGATCAACAGTCATGTTTAATACATCGCTTATGGATTTTCCCTTAAAACGCACTTCTAATGTTTCCCTATTATACCGTTTGCCATTGCACACATCACAGTTTACATAAACATCTGGTAAAAAATTCATTTCAATTGTCTTCACCCCCGCTCCACCACAGGTTTCACAGCGTCCACCTTTTACATTGAAAGAAAAACGACCAGGCTTATAACCGCGAATTTTAGCTTCTGGAATTTCTGAAAATAAATTACGGATATCAGAAAACACATTGGTATATGTTGCGGGATTACTGCGAGGGGTTCTGCCAATTGGTGATTGGTTGATGTCTATAACCTTGTCTACATTATCCAATCCAAGAATTGACTTATGTGGCAAAGATTTTTTTTCTGAATTATAAAAATGTTCTGCGAGTAAGGGATAGAGCGTTTCATTGATTAAACTGCTTTTTCCACTTCCACTCACTCCTGTGACACAAATAAATTTTCCCAAAGGGAAATCAACACTTACATTTTTTAAATTATGTCCGGTGCAACCTTTGAGTGAAATTTTTTTTCCATTTCCTTTTCTTCTCGTTTTCGGAACCTCGATGTTCATTTTACCGGTCATGTAATTCGCGGTCATGGTATTAAACTTCAACATTTCTTTTGGCGTTGAAGCCGCTACTATCTTACCACCGTGAACACCTGCTCCTGGGCCAATATCAATCACATAATCGCTTTCCATCATCATATCTTTGTCGTGCTCCACAACAATCACACTATTTCCAACGTCCCGTAAATTTTTTAATGCGGTAATAAGCCTTACGTTATCCCTTTGATGTAAACCAATACTTGGTTCATCTAAAATATATAAAACACCAACTAATTGAGATCCAATTTGCGTTGCCAGACGAATACGTTGCGCCTCGCCACCACTTAAGGACTTAGAAGAACGGTTGAGAGTTACATAGTCCAAACCAACTTCTACCAAAAACTGAATTCGCGCCCTAATCTCTTTTAAAACCTCGATAGCAATTATGTTTTGATTCTTATTTAATTTTTTTTCGATGTCTTTAAACCAAAACTGCAAAACAGAAATATCCATTTCCGCCACTTCAGAAATGTTTTTATCAGCAATCTTAAAGTAAAGTGCCTCTTTCTTTAAACGCGCACCGTTGCAAGTAGGACATACTTTTTTATCCGTAAACCCTTGTGCCCATCTCAGCATAGCAGGACTAGGATCGTCTTCTGATTGCCGCGTAATAAATGTGGCTATCCCTTCAAAATTAGTATTGTAACTGCCCGCTTCAGTGGTTACGGTAAAAAGTTCGTCACTTCCATATAGCAAAACGTTTACCGCCTCATCGCTAATATCTTCAAAAGGCGTTTCAAGTGTGAATCCATAGGTATGCCCAATTGCTTCTACTTGCTTAAAAATCCATCCACCACCACCATACGATTTTTGTGCACCCAAAGGAGCAATGGCACCTTTAGCAATAGAGATTTTAGGATTGGCAACTATTTTATTAATATCAATTTCAGAAATTTCTCCCAGTCCGTTGCATTGTGGACAAGCGCCATAGGGCGAATTAAACGAAAATAAATTTGGTGCTGGTTCGTCGTAACTGATACCACTGGTTGGACACATTAGGAAGCGACTAAAGAAACGCAACTTTCCAAAACCATAAGTTTGAGTTTTAGTCGTTTTTGCAGCAGCTTTCTTTTTTGGAACTTCTTCCTCATGTTCTATTACCATAATCGTTCCTTTACCATGTTTCATGGCTGTTTGAAGAGACTGGTAAAGACGAGATCTGATGTCCGTGGTCACTTCAAGACGATCAATTACAATTTCAATATCATGAATTTTGTAACGATCAACCTGCATTTTTGGAACGATGTCTTTTATTTCGCCATCAATCCGCACTTTATTAAATCCTCGTTTACGAACGTCTTCGAATAACTCGCGGTAATGCCCTTTACGCCCTTTCACAATAGGTGCCAGCAAATTTATTTTCTTTGCTTTATAATCTTCAATAATCAAATCCACAATTTGATCATCGCTATAACGAACCATTTTTTCACCGGTATTGTATGAAAAGGCTTCTCCGGCGCGCGCATACAAAAGACGCATAAAGTCATAAATCTCAGTGATTGTGCCAACTGTAGAGCGCGGATTTTTATTGACTGTTTTTTGTTCGATAGAAATTACAGGGCTTAAGCCGGAAATTTTATCCACGTCAGGGCGTTCCAGATTTCCTAAAAAATGCCGCGCATAAGAAGAAAAACTTTCAATATAACGTCTTTGCCCTTCAGCATAAATCGTATCAAAAGCTAGGGATGATTTACCACTTCCACTTAAACCTGTTATAACAACAAGTTTATTACGTGGAATGGTAATCGAAATATCTTTTAAGTTATGCGAACGTGCTCCAATAACTTCTATATTTTCGTCTTCAATAAAATCGGTTGCCATAAATAAATGTGCGTGAAATGCTAAACTAACGGATGCAAAGCAAACCATTAAAATTAGAGAGGAAGAGTTTATTTACCAACAAAATTTGCAATCATTAACGAAAAGAAATCCATATGAGGTAGTCGCAAAATGCGACCATCTCAGAATTCCAAAAAATATTTTTAAAAAACTCCTGCTGTTGCAAGAAATTTAAATTCTGATCTCTCCCAACTGTTAAAACATCTAAAACGATTTAAATTTTTGTTATATTTATAACCAAAATCAATACAATGACAAGAAAACTTACTCGTTTAGCGAATCTTAAAAAAATTGTTCTTCTTTTAATTTTTGCAGAGGTATACAATTTTTCAGCACTATCTAACCCTGGTGATACCACTTGGGTAACAATTTTTAATCAAAGAAAAATAACGCAGTATGGAAATTACGATACTACCGCGGTATTTCCGACAGGATTACGCTACCGAAAAATTCGCATGCACTACATCTTGGGAAGATATGGTTGTCCGGCCGGATCTCAATACTGTGGATCGTGGGACTATACAACACAAATTCATGCAAAGCCCGTAGGCAAAGATACTGTTGAAATAGCAAGGGTTATTACACCTTACGCAACGGATTGGCTTTCTCTTAATAAAAAACACGATTACATTGTTGACATCACAGATTATGCGTCTGCTTTGGAAGGTATAACTGATATGAGATACAACTACTCGGGTTATTCATGGGGATTTACGCTTACACTAAAAATTGAATTTATAGAAGGTGTTCCTCCTATGGATGCTCTTTCGGTTCAAAATATTTACGATGGTTATTTTCCTTATGGAAACAGTTCTAATTCCATTGAAAATTACTTAACAGCAAAATCCTTTTCGTATACAACTCCTACTGCAAGAACATTTGTAAAAAACACCGTAAGTGGCCATGGCTCTGATAATACTGGATGTGCTGAGTTCTGTAGTAAATACTACCAATTAAAGATCAACAACACTATGATTTCTCAAAAACAATTATGGAGAAGTGATTGTGGTATTAATGAAGTATATCCACAAACAGGCACATGGATTTACGATCGTGGAAATTGGTGTCCTGGTGCTGTGGTTTGGCCAATTTATCATGAACTAACCAACATCACAAGTGCTAATACAACATTTACAGTAGACGCGGATATGCAACCGTATATTGGTAGCGGATCATTAGGTGGTTATAATTTTGTTTCTCAGCTGATTAATTACAGTGCTCCGAACCACTCATTAGATGTTTCAATTGAGGACATTGTCTCACCAACGAAAGATGCAAACTACTTTAGAGAAAATCCAAGATGTTCTAATCCCGTTATTAAAATAAAAAATGTTGGGACTGATTCTTTAAAAAGTATTGTATTTAATTACGGTTTAAAAGGTCAAACACCGTTAACACACACGTGGACTGGTTCATTGGGTTATTTGGAAGAACGACAAGAAGTTTTCCCTACTTCCACAGTAATTCTTTCTGGAACAGTAAGCAGTGTCTTTGAAGTGTCGGTTGTTTCTGTGAACGGCAACACCGGAGATCAAAATCTTTTTAATAATATTTATACATCTGAAACTACACCCGTACCTATATATCCAAAAGATTTTATTATTAAAATGTACACCAATAATGATCTTAATCCAAATAATGGTTATAGCGAAACAAGCTGGATGTTGACCAATGAAACAGGAAGTGTTATTGTTAAAAGAGATTCGTTAGCAAAAACCACTGTTTATATAGATACTGTTTTGAACTTACCCGCAGGTTGTTATAAACTTGAAATTAATGATACTGGTTGTGACGGTATGAGTTGGTGGGCGAATACTGCCGGCGGCACAGGCAGTCTACGTTTTGACTACACAAATGCCAATAATAGTATTGCAACTTTTCCTGGCGATATGGGATGTAATTACGTTAGGTATTTTAGGGTTCTAGCTCCCGCTACTCCGCCTGTTTTAACGGGAGTCAAAACAGCTAATATTAATTCAAACAACATCGAAGTATACCCCAATCCGGCAGACAACATGGCTTACATCAAATTTGATTTAACTAAAAGTCAAACACTTAGTTATAAAATAATGGATATAACTGGTAAAATAGTTTTTCAAATAAAGACTTCTAAAATTGCCGCATCCTATGAGACTATTGATGTGAGTCATTTTAGTAACGGCGTTTATTTTATTTCGGTTGAACTAGAAGATAAATCTGTTTTGACTAAAAAACTTGTTATTCAGAAATAAAACTCGCACTTGTAAAAAGAGCCTTTCGGTGAAAATCGAGAGGCTTTGTTATTTATAAAATACTGCTGAAACTTGTATTCATTATTTTAATATAAAAAAATAAATCCCTATAATCGTATTGAATTATGCTGTTTAGCTCGCTCTTATTTTTATACCTGTTCTTACCACTAACTTTATTAGGTTATTATGTGTTACCTAATAAGTTCAAAAATTATTGGCTACTATTTACAAGTCTCATTTTTTTTGCATGGGGTGGCGTTAGTTTAACCGGACTTTTACTCCTTTCTATTTTTCTAAATTATTGTTTTGGGATTTTTATTCAAAAAAATATAGATACTCGCGCTGGGTATTGGTGGACTTTTACTGGAGTTTCTGTAAATCTTCTTTTTTTGGGAATTTACAAATACACTAATTTCATCATTTTTAACCTTAATCAATTATTTGAAACTTTTTCAATTCCACCTATCTCACAAACCAGCATTATCCTGCCAATAGGCATCTCCTTTTACACTTTTCATTCTTTATCTTACTTAATAGATATTTACAGAAGAAAAACAACTGCGCAAAAAAACATTTTTGATCTTGCTTTGTATATAAGTATGTTCTCGCAATTGATTGCAGGTCCTATAATTCGTTACAGTGATATTTGGCAACAATTAACTGAACGTAAACATACTCTACAAAAATTTTCTTCGGGAGTCGAACGCTTTTTAATTGGACTTGGAAAAAAAGTTTTATTGGCAAACGCTTTTGCAAAAGTGGCAGACTTTATGTTTGAGAACGATATTCAAGGCGTTGGCGCATTGAATGCCTGGCTTGGAATATGTTGTTATACATTACAAATTTATTGTGATTTTGCTGGATATTCAGACATGGCCATCGGTTTAGGCCGAATGTTTGGTTTTGAATTTAAAGAAAATTTTAAT
This region includes:
- a CDS encoding MBOAT family O-acyltransferase; protein product: MLFSSLLFLYLFLPLTLLGYYVLPNKFKNYWLLFTSLIFFAWGGVSLTGLLLLSIFLNYCFGIFIQKNIDTRAGYWWTFTGVSVNLLFLGIYKYTNFIIFNLNQLFETFSIPPISQTSIILPIGISFYTFHSLSYLIDIYRRKTTAQKNIFDLALYISMFSQLIAGPIIRYSDIWQQLTERKHTLQKFSSGVERFLIGLGKKVLLANAFAKVADFMFENDIQGVGALNAWLGICCYTLQIYCDFAGYSDMAIGLGRMFGFEFKENFNFPYLAKSVKEFWRRWHISLSTFFRDYVYFPLGGNRITKSRTYLNLLFVFFLTGFWHGASWSFVVWGLFHGFFMILERLGLEKLLEKSWKPFATLYTLLVVMFAWVLFRANTLSFAIDYWKELFNFSTSPEQISLFMKSFDRELMLAMIIALLGSVGFFKWIADMIQPVLSSAKKSAITFAYGYHIVSAAVYAGIIILCTLYLVAGTYNPFIYYRF
- the uvrA gene encoding excinuclease ABC subunit UvrA encodes the protein MATDFIEDENIEVIGARSHNLKDISITIPRNKLVVITGLSGSGKSSLAFDTIYAEGQRRYIESFSSYARHFLGNLERPDVDKISGLSPVISIEQKTVNKNPRSTVGTITEIYDFMRLLYARAGEAFSYNTGEKMVRYSDDQIVDLIIEDYKAKKINLLAPIVKGRKGHYRELFEDVRKRGFNKVRIDGEIKDIVPKMQVDRYKIHDIEIVIDRLEVTTDIRSRLYQSLQTAMKHGKGTIMVIEHEEEVPKKKAAAKTTKTQTYGFGKLRFFSRFLMCPTSGISYDEPAPNLFSFNSPYGACPQCNGLGEISEIDINKIVANPKISIAKGAIAPLGAQKSYGGGGWIFKQVEAIGHTYGFTLETPFEDISDEAVNVLLYGSDELFTVTTEAGSYNTNFEGIATFITRQSEDDPSPAMLRWAQGFTDKKVCPTCNGARLKKEALYFKIADKNISEVAEMDISVLQFWFKDIEKKLNKNQNIIAIEVLKEIRARIQFLVEVGLDYVTLNRSSKSLSGGEAQRIRLATQIGSQLVGVLYILDEPSIGLHQRDNVRLITALKNLRDVGNSVIVVEHDKDMMMESDYVIDIGPGAGVHGGKIVAASTPKEMLKFNTMTANYMTGKMNIEVPKTRRKGNGKKISLKGCTGHNLKNVSVDFPLGKFICVTGVSGSGKSSLINETLYPLLAEHFYNSEKKSLPHKSILGLDNVDKVIDINQSPIGRTPRSNPATYTNVFSDIRNLFSEIPEAKIRGYKPGRFSFNVKGGRCETCGGAGVKTIEMNFLPDVYVNCDVCNGKRYNRETLEVRFKGKSISDVLNMTVDQACEFFENVPNIYRQIRTLQDVGLGYITLGQQATTLSGGEAQRVKLSTELSKRDTGNTFYILDEPTTGLHFEDIRILLGVLNRLVENGNTVLVIEHNLDIIKVADHIIDLGPEGGKGGGEVLFAGTPEELAKDKKSYTAPFLKKELALKR
- a CDS encoding T9SS type A sorting domain-containing protein → MTRKLTRLANLKKIVLLLIFAEVYNFSALSNPGDTTWVTIFNQRKITQYGNYDTTAVFPTGLRYRKIRMHYILGRYGCPAGSQYCGSWDYTTQIHAKPVGKDTVEIARVITPYATDWLSLNKKHDYIVDITDYASALEGITDMRYNYSGYSWGFTLTLKIEFIEGVPPMDALSVQNIYDGYFPYGNSSNSIENYLTAKSFSYTTPTARTFVKNTVSGHGSDNTGCAEFCSKYYQLKINNTMISQKQLWRSDCGINEVYPQTGTWIYDRGNWCPGAVVWPIYHELTNITSANTTFTVDADMQPYIGSGSLGGYNFVSQLINYSAPNHSLDVSIEDIVSPTKDANYFRENPRCSNPVIKIKNVGTDSLKSIVFNYGLKGQTPLTHTWTGSLGYLEERQEVFPTSTVILSGTVSSVFEVSVVSVNGNTGDQNLFNNIYTSETTPVPIYPKDFIIKMYTNNDLNPNNGYSETSWMLTNETGSVIVKRDSLAKTTVYIDTVLNLPAGCYKLEINDTGCDGMSWWANTAGGTGSLRFDYTNANNSIATFPGDMGCNYVRYFRVLAPATPPVLTGVKTANINSNNIEVYPNPADNMAYIKFDLTKSQTLSYKIMDITGKIVFQIKTSKIAASYETIDVSHFSNGVYFISVELEDKSVLTKKLVIQK
- a CDS encoding O-methyltransferase, with the protein product MEFITEELLHYCENFTEPESDLLKKLNRETHLKIGSPRMLSGHLQGRFLSFLSTLQQPTFILEIGTYTGYSALCLAEGLKENGKLITLDPNEETNVFAKKFIDQSPFKNKIELVEGDAQKIIPELKQKFDLVFIDADKKNYPNYYDLIIDKVNSGGLIIVDNVLWSGKVLDEKKDADTQIIHDFNQKVNNDSRVSNVLLPLRDGLMVMRKI
- a CDS encoding sugar transferase yields the protein MPILAILIKLDSRGPIFFKQKRTGYRGKTFNCFKLRTMQVNKTANDLQAAINDPRITRMGKFLRMSNLDELPQFINVLIGDMSIVGPRPHMLKDSEYFAEIFPGYYNRYLVEPGITGLAQINGFRGPTPNIRSIYKRLQWDLYYVEHATTGMDVRIILLTALETVREALKIEITKKMPFSRGNQ